Proteins encoded in a region of the Bactrocera tryoni isolate S06 chromosome 4, CSIRO_BtryS06_freeze2, whole genome shotgun sequence genome:
- the LOC120775472 gene encoding tyrosine-protein phosphatase corkscrew isoform X1: MIFNKYIEKLSNSFGGTSTAKQPQSKPNLHINDYNNTRNIEYEKAMAASYINGGHYHHYEKQHVASKKKKPNKSQQQQHQHHRDFLSNDELATINNSKSNSSSCNSSKSGSSGSNSHHQNKSNENKSHGHSGNYLKVPESSCMRLNAKDIPALRITTTDLQIDLQTREVDAGDLMPSALHYYEGDIYRTPLSSLNPSPASSYTTSLSTESLAGACSPCSSMSAASTPTSLSTSPPRFHSRPPSLRLSKELAGIYCKMLHFPWFHGNLSGKEAEKLILERGKNGSFLVRESQSKPGDFVLSVRTDDKVTHVMIRWRQDKKYDVGGGEPFDTLSELIEHYKRNPMVETYGTVVHLRQPFNATRITAGGINERVNQLAKGGFWEEFESLQQDNRNMFCRIEGYKPENRSKNRYRNILPYDHTRVKLLDVDKSVPGAEYINANYIRLPTDGDLNSMSSSSESLNATGMVASCPACSAAQIQKNCTNCQKLNKTCVQCAVKTSVLPLSNCITCNKKSDTINKHKRSDSSASTATAYSTASCSSRAASSAGGLLKKCNNELAERDMFKVYIATQGCLQTTIVDFWNMIWQENTRVIVMTTKEIERNRSKCAKYWPDEGQCRQFGPAKIQCLTENKTNDYTLREFLFSWRDKPDRRIYHYHFQVWPDHGVPTDPGCVLNFLQDVNSRQSQLTMTGENPGPICVHCSAGIGRTGTFIVIDMILDQIDRYGLGTEIDIQRTIQMLRSQRSGLVQTEAQYKFVYYAVQHYIQTLIQRKRAEEQSLQVGREYTNIKYTGESSSDTQRSPLPSAISSVSLASKNQSVASSSISINSNATNNAAESMNHYASIGSTNANKPTQLYGTVTAAPPPLAAKSKQAPLPPMPASVLGAMALASKAGDSSMQQQQQSAMQPQQQPTAAMPITPNASGGGSAAAAANENIPKDMSMRTGSAQQQQQQQHRQQSAPPTPPRSSYT; encoded by the exons atgaTCTTCAACAAATACATCGAAAAACTCTCCAACTCCTTTGGCGGCACCTCCACCGCCAAGCAGCCACAATCGAAACCTAATCTACACATCAATGATTACAACAACACACGCAACATCGAATACGAAAAGGCCATGGCAGCCTCTTACATTAATGGTGGCCACTATCATCATTATGAGAAGCAACATGTTGCGTCCAAAAAGAAGAAACCGAATAAaagtcaacaacagcaacaccaacaccatCGTGATTTTCTAAGCAACGATGAATTGGCCACGATAAATAATAGCaagagcaacagcagcagctgcaaTAGCAGCAAAAGCGGCAGCAGTGGCAGCAACTCTCATCATCAAAACAAgagcaatgaaaataaaagtcaTGGTCACAGTGGTAATTACTTAAAGGTGCCTGAATCTTCGTGCATGCGCCTCAACGCCAAAGATATACCCGCCTTACGCATAACCACCACAGATTTGCAGATTGATTTGCAAACGCGTGAAGTGGATGCTGGCGATTTGATGCCTTCAGCGTTGCATTACTATGAGGGCGACATCTATCGCACGCCACTCTCATCGCTGAATCCTTCTCCCGCCTCGTCGTATACAACTTCGCTGTCAACCGAGTCGTTGGCTGGCGCCTGCAGCCCGTGCTCGTCGATGTCGGCTGCTTCGACGCCTACCTCGCTGTCGACATCGCCACCGCGGTTTCACAGCCGTCCGCCATCGCTGCGTTTGTCGAAGGAGCTGGCAGGGATATACTGCAAAATGTTGCACTTTCC ATGGTTTCATGGCAATCTTTCGGGCAAGGAAGCTGAAAAATTGATACTAGAACGTGGAAAGAATGGTTCATTTCTGGTGCGTGAATCTCAAAGTAAACCTGGTGATTTTGTGCTTTCAGTGCGGACAGATGATAAAGTGACGCACGTCATGATCCGATGGCGGCAG GACAAAAAATACGACGTTGGCGGTGGTGAACCCTTCGACACGTTGTCCGAACTCATCGAACACTACAAACGCAATCCGATGGTGGAGACATACGGTACAGTGGTGCATTTGCGTCAGCCATTCAATGCGACGCGCATCACAGCCGGCGGCATCAACGAACGAGTTAATCAATTGGCCAAG GGCGGCTTCTGGGAGGAATTCGAATCGCTGCAGCAAGACAATCGCAATATGTTTTGTCGCATTGAAGGCTACAAGCCGGAGAATCGCAGCAAAAATCGCTATCGCAATATACTGCCCT ATGATCATACCCGCGTTAAACTATTGGATGTGGACAAGAGTGTGCCCGGCGCTGAATATATAAATGCGAATTATATTCGCCTACCCACCGATGGCGATTTGAATAGCATGAGCTCATCGTCGGAGAGTTTGAATGCCACTGGCATGGTGGCCTCTTGTCCAGCTTGCAGCGCTGCTCAAATACAAAAGAATTGTACCAACTGTCAGAAGCTGAACAAGACATGTGTGCAGTGTGCTGTCAAAACCTCTGTGCTGCCGTTGAGCAATTGTATAACGTGTAATAAAAAATCGGATACGATTAATAAGCATAAGCGCAGCGATTCATCGGCCTCAACGGCGACCGCTTACAGCACTGCTAGTTGCAGTTCACGTGCGGCTTCCAGTGCGGGTGGTTTATTGAAGAAGTGCAACAATGAGTTGGCAGAGCGTGATATGTTCAAGGTGTACATTGCGACGCAGGGTTGTTTACAGACCACGATTGTCGATTTCTGGAACATGATCTGGCAGGAGAATACGCGCGTGATTGTGATGACAACCAAAGAGATTGAGAGAA accGCAGTAAATGTGCCAAATACTGGCCGGATGAGGGCCAATGCCGACAATTTGGACCAGCGAAAATACAATGTCTCACAGAAAACAAAACTAATGATTATACGCTGCGTGAGTTTCTATTCTCTTGGCGTGATAAGCCCGATCGTCGTATCTATCACTATCACTTTCAAGTGTGGCCCGATCATGGTGTGCCCACGGATCCCGGTTGTGTGCTGAATTTCCTGCAAGACGTGAACTCCAGGCAAAGTCAGCTAACGATGACGGGCGAGAATCCG ggtCCAATTTGTGTGCATTGTTCAGCGGGCATTGGTCGCACGGGCACTTTCATTGTGATTGACATGATTCTTGATCAAATCGATAGATATG GTTTGGGCACCGAAATCGATATACAGCGCACAATACAAATGTTACGCTCCCAACGTTCTGGTTTAGTACAAACTGAAGcacaatataaatttgtttattatgcTGTGCAGCACTACATACAAACGCTAATACAGCGCAAACGTGCCGAAGAGCAAAGCTTACAAGTCGGACgtgaatatacaaatataaa GTACACAGGCGAAAGCAGCAGTGACACACAAAGATCTCCGCTACCATCAGCAATTTCTAGCGTAAGTTTAGCAAGTAAAAACCAATCAGTGGCCAGCAGCAGCATCAGCATTAACAGCAATGCGACCAACAACGCCGCCGAGAGTATGAATCACTATGCCAGCATTGGCTCCACAAACGCCAACAAACCGACGCAGCTGTATGGCACAGTGACAGCAGCCCCACCACCGTTAGCTGCGAAAAGCAAACAAGCGCCGCTGCCACCAATGCCGGCCAGTGTGCTCGGCGCAATGGCATTAGCATCGAAAGCGGGTGATAGCAgtatgcagcagcaacaacaaagcgctaTGCAACCGCAGCAGCAGCCAACGGCCGCTATGCCAATCACGCCGAATGCGAGCGGCGGCGGCAGTGCTGCTGCGGCAG CCAACGAAAACATTCCCAAAGACATGAGCATGCGCACAGGCAGCgctcaacagcagcaacaacaacagcatcggCAACAGTCAGCGCCGCCGACACCGCCGCGCTCTAGCTATACATGA
- the LOC120775472 gene encoding tyrosine-protein phosphatase corkscrew isoform X2, producing the protein MIFNKYIEKLSNSFGGTSTAKQPQSKPNLHINDYNNTRNIEYEKAMAASYINGGHYHHYEKQHVASKKKKPNKSQQQQHQHHRDFLSNDELATINNSKSNSSSCNSSKSGSSGSNSHHQNKSNENKSHGHSGNYLKVPESSCMRLNAKDIPALRITTTDLQIDLQTREVDAGDLMPSALHYYEGDIYRTPLSSLNPSPASSYTTSLSTESLAGACSPCSSMSAASTPTSLSTSPPRFHSRPPSLRLSKELAGIYCKMLHFPWFHGNLSGKEAEKLILERGKNGSFLVRESQSKPGDFVLSVRTDDKVTHVMIRWRQDKKYDVGGGEPFDTLSELIEHYKRNPMVETYGTVVHLRQPFNATRITAGGINERVNQLAKGGFWEEFESLQQDNRNMFCRIEGYKPENRSKNRYRNILPYDHTRVKLLDVDKSVPGAEYINANYIRLPTDGDLNSMSSSSESLNATGMVASCPACSAAQIQKNCTNCQKLNKTCVQCAVKTSVLPLSNCITCNKKSDTINKHKRSDSSASTATAYSTASCSSRAASSAGGLLKKCNNELAERDMFKVYIATQGCLQTTIVDFWNMIWQENTRVIVMTTKEIERNRSKCAKYWPDEGQCRQFGPAKIQCLTENKTNDYTLREFLFSWRDKPDRRIYHYHFQVWPDHGVPTDPGCVLNFLQDVNSRQSQLTMTGENPGPICVHCSAGIGRTGTFIVIDMILDQIDRYGLGTEIDIQRTIQMLRSQRSGLVQTEAQYKFVYYAVQHYIQTLIQRKRAEEQSLQVGREYTNIKYTGESSSDTQRSPLPSAISSVSLASKNQSVASSSISINSNATNNAAESMNHYASIGSTNANKPTQLYGTVTAAPPPLAAKSKQAPLPPMPASVLGAMALASKAGDSSMQQQQQSAMQPQQQPTAAMPITPNASGGGSAAAAGKQPTKTFPKT; encoded by the exons atgaTCTTCAACAAATACATCGAAAAACTCTCCAACTCCTTTGGCGGCACCTCCACCGCCAAGCAGCCACAATCGAAACCTAATCTACACATCAATGATTACAACAACACACGCAACATCGAATACGAAAAGGCCATGGCAGCCTCTTACATTAATGGTGGCCACTATCATCATTATGAGAAGCAACATGTTGCGTCCAAAAAGAAGAAACCGAATAAaagtcaacaacagcaacaccaacaccatCGTGATTTTCTAAGCAACGATGAATTGGCCACGATAAATAATAGCaagagcaacagcagcagctgcaaTAGCAGCAAAAGCGGCAGCAGTGGCAGCAACTCTCATCATCAAAACAAgagcaatgaaaataaaagtcaTGGTCACAGTGGTAATTACTTAAAGGTGCCTGAATCTTCGTGCATGCGCCTCAACGCCAAAGATATACCCGCCTTACGCATAACCACCACAGATTTGCAGATTGATTTGCAAACGCGTGAAGTGGATGCTGGCGATTTGATGCCTTCAGCGTTGCATTACTATGAGGGCGACATCTATCGCACGCCACTCTCATCGCTGAATCCTTCTCCCGCCTCGTCGTATACAACTTCGCTGTCAACCGAGTCGTTGGCTGGCGCCTGCAGCCCGTGCTCGTCGATGTCGGCTGCTTCGACGCCTACCTCGCTGTCGACATCGCCACCGCGGTTTCACAGCCGTCCGCCATCGCTGCGTTTGTCGAAGGAGCTGGCAGGGATATACTGCAAAATGTTGCACTTTCC ATGGTTTCATGGCAATCTTTCGGGCAAGGAAGCTGAAAAATTGATACTAGAACGTGGAAAGAATGGTTCATTTCTGGTGCGTGAATCTCAAAGTAAACCTGGTGATTTTGTGCTTTCAGTGCGGACAGATGATAAAGTGACGCACGTCATGATCCGATGGCGGCAG GACAAAAAATACGACGTTGGCGGTGGTGAACCCTTCGACACGTTGTCCGAACTCATCGAACACTACAAACGCAATCCGATGGTGGAGACATACGGTACAGTGGTGCATTTGCGTCAGCCATTCAATGCGACGCGCATCACAGCCGGCGGCATCAACGAACGAGTTAATCAATTGGCCAAG GGCGGCTTCTGGGAGGAATTCGAATCGCTGCAGCAAGACAATCGCAATATGTTTTGTCGCATTGAAGGCTACAAGCCGGAGAATCGCAGCAAAAATCGCTATCGCAATATACTGCCCT ATGATCATACCCGCGTTAAACTATTGGATGTGGACAAGAGTGTGCCCGGCGCTGAATATATAAATGCGAATTATATTCGCCTACCCACCGATGGCGATTTGAATAGCATGAGCTCATCGTCGGAGAGTTTGAATGCCACTGGCATGGTGGCCTCTTGTCCAGCTTGCAGCGCTGCTCAAATACAAAAGAATTGTACCAACTGTCAGAAGCTGAACAAGACATGTGTGCAGTGTGCTGTCAAAACCTCTGTGCTGCCGTTGAGCAATTGTATAACGTGTAATAAAAAATCGGATACGATTAATAAGCATAAGCGCAGCGATTCATCGGCCTCAACGGCGACCGCTTACAGCACTGCTAGTTGCAGTTCACGTGCGGCTTCCAGTGCGGGTGGTTTATTGAAGAAGTGCAACAATGAGTTGGCAGAGCGTGATATGTTCAAGGTGTACATTGCGACGCAGGGTTGTTTACAGACCACGATTGTCGATTTCTGGAACATGATCTGGCAGGAGAATACGCGCGTGATTGTGATGACAACCAAAGAGATTGAGAGAA accGCAGTAAATGTGCCAAATACTGGCCGGATGAGGGCCAATGCCGACAATTTGGACCAGCGAAAATACAATGTCTCACAGAAAACAAAACTAATGATTATACGCTGCGTGAGTTTCTATTCTCTTGGCGTGATAAGCCCGATCGTCGTATCTATCACTATCACTTTCAAGTGTGGCCCGATCATGGTGTGCCCACGGATCCCGGTTGTGTGCTGAATTTCCTGCAAGACGTGAACTCCAGGCAAAGTCAGCTAACGATGACGGGCGAGAATCCG ggtCCAATTTGTGTGCATTGTTCAGCGGGCATTGGTCGCACGGGCACTTTCATTGTGATTGACATGATTCTTGATCAAATCGATAGATATG GTTTGGGCACCGAAATCGATATACAGCGCACAATACAAATGTTACGCTCCCAACGTTCTGGTTTAGTACAAACTGAAGcacaatataaatttgtttattatgcTGTGCAGCACTACATACAAACGCTAATACAGCGCAAACGTGCCGAAGAGCAAAGCTTACAAGTCGGACgtgaatatacaaatataaa GTACACAGGCGAAAGCAGCAGTGACACACAAAGATCTCCGCTACCATCAGCAATTTCTAGCGTAAGTTTAGCAAGTAAAAACCAATCAGTGGCCAGCAGCAGCATCAGCATTAACAGCAATGCGACCAACAACGCCGCCGAGAGTATGAATCACTATGCCAGCATTGGCTCCACAAACGCCAACAAACCGACGCAGCTGTATGGCACAGTGACAGCAGCCCCACCACCGTTAGCTGCGAAAAGCAAACAAGCGCCGCTGCCACCAATGCCGGCCAGTGTGCTCGGCGCAATGGCATTAGCATCGAAAGCGGGTGATAGCAgtatgcagcagcaacaacaaagcgctaTGCAACCGCAGCAGCAGCCAACGGCCGCTATGCCAATCACGCCGAATGCGAGCGGCGGCGGCAGTGCTGCTGCGGCAGGTAAGCAG CCAACGAAAACATTCCCAAAGACATGA